From Candidatus Pedobacter colombiensis, one genomic window encodes:
- a CDS encoding ROK family protein has protein sequence MNDSIILGVDIGGSHITAALVDMQSRTILPESMVREAIDAYSTATDIIAQWSKIMKASFSISNTSMGKIGIAMPGPFDYAKGICLIKGQEKYEALYGLNIKEMLAEKLEISPNDILLMNDAACFLQGEVFSGAATECRNVIGLTLGTGLGSASYHGEVAEDADLWKMPFKDTYAEEYLSTRWFVKRYYELTAIEVSNVKELAACISEDTSAKVVFDEFGRNLGDFLNRFIEQEKAELIVIGGNIAKAFDLFIDELLKVVAVKFPEVDVKLADLGEQAPLLGSASLWFDYPLGNGNNGLLYSELN, from the coding sequence ATGAATGACTCAATTATCCTCGGTGTTGATATCGGAGGATCACATATTACAGCGGCTTTAGTCGATATGCAATCCAGAACTATACTTCCCGAATCTATGGTTCGGGAAGCCATTGATGCTTATTCAACCGCAACTGATATTATTGCGCAATGGAGTAAGATAATGAAAGCGTCTTTTAGCATTTCAAATACTTCGATGGGAAAAATAGGAATCGCTATGCCTGGGCCATTTGATTATGCCAAAGGTATTTGTCTGATTAAAGGGCAGGAAAAATATGAAGCGCTTTACGGATTAAATATCAAGGAAATGTTGGCGGAGAAGTTAGAAATCAGTCCGAATGATATTCTATTAATGAATGATGCCGCCTGTTTTTTACAGGGAGAGGTATTTAGTGGTGCTGCAACTGAATGCAGAAACGTGATTGGATTAACATTGGGAACCGGATTAGGCTCGGCAAGCTATCATGGTGAAGTAGCTGAGGATGCAGATCTTTGGAAAATGCCATTTAAAGATACTTATGCAGAAGAATACCTGTCTACACGCTGGTTTGTAAAACGTTATTATGAGCTAACAGCTATTGAGGTTAGTAATGTAAAAGAGTTGGCAGCATGTATTTCGGAGGATACTTCAGCTAAAGTCGTATTTGATGAATTTGGGCGTAATCTGGGGGATTTTTTGAACAGGTTTATAGAGCAGGAGAAAGCCGAATTGATTGTAATTGGGGGTAACATAGCCAAAGCTTTCGATCTTTTTATTGACGAGCTGTTGAAAGTTGTGGCTGTGAAATTTCCAGAGGTAGATGTGAAACTGGCTGATTTGGGAGAGCAGGCTCCACTTTTAGGTTCGGCAAGTTTATGGTTTGATTATCCTCTTGGTAATGGGAATAATGGCTTATTATACAGTGAATTGAATTGA
- a CDS encoding fasciclin domain-containing protein → MRRILILFCLLSILAIAGCKKEREKFYRLPDNLEGEIYKQLSADAQFSTFVAAIDKVPGLKDELSSSGLYTVFAPTNDAFNKYFEANGKFKSLDDIPVVELTKIIKFHILKWMIFSYQFQAPGPSKNSFDLFRYETRASVVYKEYSDLKKKDVNIYYDNKNIQVYTAPFFGYYGVTPADYTSVYGNASAVSSVFNVMGASVVKTDIASGNGVIHAIDKVLVTPQNIAQELDTDPEYKDYNKILKQRFLSYAFDLSGTKSQGNNGDVNNTGVLDSLFRRVYSFLPTLDYEKGASLTAYVPTADAFNNYLNTKLLASYSSVNAVPDYTLDLLYKSHYSNVISWPSMISKGLAVNILGDKVVLPAGSVLKTKMLSNGLFYQVNTVLEPEAFLAVPGPVFFASEYSYMAQLLIQSKLYASLVSKELSLTFLAPNNVALEKAGIRPSALSTTKNPIFEIIDKGSTVARPMTLADINNWVGNNIILKALPEGGFTDGFYDTFNGSKIEIRSGKVYGADKTVTPVLSPKKQMSNGFFYGTNLAIVPPLTADTYLVQQAEYGEFYKLILQVYPTFAITGFPFIDQLLGNKYTFFVPSNTAITTAKTQGKIPVIPASTAPTYAAKIEEMKQFIRYHIVKIPAFTDGKTIGTYNSCMVDKALSSPVKEVNVAVKLGFSAGAIKVTDNKNTISSTTSPTNQITKDGVIQTIDKVLEY, encoded by the coding sequence ATGAGAAGAATATTAATTCTATTCTGTTTGCTCTCAATCCTTGCAATAGCAGGTTGCAAAAAGGAGCGCGAAAAATTTTATAGACTGCCCGATAATCTGGAGGGTGAAATTTATAAGCAGCTTAGTGCCGATGCACAATTTTCAACTTTTGTAGCAGCTATAGATAAAGTGCCCGGCTTAAAAGATGAATTAAGTTCATCAGGGCTATATACTGTATTTGCGCCAACTAATGATGCTTTTAATAAGTACTTTGAGGCCAATGGTAAATTCAAATCACTGGATGACATACCGGTTGTTGAACTTACGAAAATTATAAAGTTTCACATCCTCAAATGGATGATCTTTAGTTACCAGTTTCAAGCCCCAGGGCCAAGCAAAAATTCCTTTGACCTTTTTAGATATGAGACCAGAGCTTCGGTAGTTTATAAAGAATACTCGGATCTAAAAAAAAAGGATGTAAATATCTATTACGACAATAAAAATATACAGGTTTATACTGCCCCCTTTTTTGGTTACTATGGAGTAACGCCTGCTGATTATACTAGTGTTTACGGTAATGCAAGTGCAGTAAGCTCAGTATTTAATGTAATGGGCGCTTCGGTAGTCAAAACTGATATTGCTTCGGGTAATGGGGTTATTCATGCCATAGATAAAGTTTTGGTTACCCCTCAGAATATTGCACAGGAATTAGATACCGACCCTGAGTACAAGGACTATAATAAAATCCTGAAGCAGCGATTTCTTTCTTATGCATTTGACCTTAGTGGAACCAAATCTCAAGGTAATAACGGAGATGTAAATAATACCGGCGTATTGGATTCATTATTTAGAAGGGTGTATAGTTTCCTTCCCACATTGGATTATGAAAAGGGGGCTTCCTTAACGGCCTATGTGCCCACTGCAGATGCATTTAACAATTACCTGAACACAAAATTGTTGGCTAGCTATAGTAGTGTCAATGCCGTTCCTGATTATACGCTGGATTTATTATACAAAAGCCACTACTCAAATGTGATAAGCTGGCCATCTATGATCAGTAAGGGTTTAGCTGTGAATATTTTAGGTGATAAAGTTGTGCTTCCGGCAGGAAGTGTTTTAAAGACTAAAATGTTGAGTAATGGATTGTTTTATCAGGTCAACACGGTATTAGAGCCGGAAGCATTTCTTGCTGTACCGGGGCCTGTTTTCTTTGCCTCGGAGTATTCTTATATGGCCCAACTGCTAATTCAGAGTAAGTTGTATGCTTCGTTGGTGAGTAAAGAGTTGTCTTTAACTTTTTTAGCTCCCAATAATGTTGCCCTGGAGAAGGCCGGAATTAGGCCAAGTGCATTGAGCACAACTAAAAATCCAATTTTTGAAATTATAGATAAAGGATCAACGGTGGCAAGACCGATGACATTGGCAGATATCAATAACTGGGTAGGCAACAATATCATTTTAAAGGCCTTACCTGAAGGTGGATTTACCGATGGTTTTTATGATACGTTTAATGGAAGTAAAATTGAAATAAGGAGTGGAAAGGTTTATGGAGCGGATAAGACAGTTACACCGGTTCTGAGTCCAAAAAAGCAGATGTCCAATGGCTTCTTTTACGGAACAAACCTGGCTATAGTTCCGCCTTTAACGGCTGACACCTATCTGGTACAACAAGCAGAGTATGGCGAATTCTATAAATTGATACTTCAGGTATATCCAACTTTTGCAATAACCGGCTTCCCGTTTATTGATCAACTGCTGGGGAATAAATATACTTTTTTTGTTCCATCCAATACAGCCATTACAACGGCTAAAACACAGGGTAAAATTCCTGTTATTCCAGCCAGCACTGCGCCTACTTATGCTGCCAAGATTGAAGAAATGAAGCAGTTTATCAGGTATCACATTGTTAAAATACCTGCATTTACAGATGGGAAAACGATAGGCACATACAACAGCTGTATGGTAGATAAGGCATTGTCCAGTCCTGTTAAAGAGGTTAATGTTGCTGTTAAACTTGGTTTTTCTGCAGGAGCGATTAAGGTGACGGATAATAAAAACACCATATCCTCAACAACAAGCCCGACTAACCAGATCACAAAAGACGGTGTAATTCAGACGATTGATAAAGTTTTAGAATATTAA